Below is a window of Chloroflexota bacterium DNA.
AGCGAAGACGTCGAGAGCACCATTGGCGAGCATACCTTTTTCGACGGCACCTACCGGTCGAACAGCAGCATTCGGATCCGCGGTACCGCGCAGGGCGAGATCGATTGCGCCCAATCGGTCTTCATCGAGGAAAATGCAAAGGTGTCGGCAAAGGTGAGCGCCGCCAGCATCATGGTTGCGGGCGAAGTGACCGGTGAGTTGAACTGTTCGGGTCGCGTCGAGATTCGGCCATCCGGTCGCGTGACCGGAACCATCAACGCCGCGACCCTCGTGATGCAGGAGGGAGCATACTTCGACGGGAACCTTCGGATGAAATCCGAGGGCGAAGCCGGCGCGCCCGCCGCAAGCTAG
It encodes the following:
- a CDS encoding polymer-forming cytoskeletal protein, giving the protein MFKRGEESEWTRFSKAFTVKDKEKTEPPEAVSNTATESSNGEASAPAEVAGASQPPMSPASRPPTSDTNLTVARAPGNAAAAQISGGSEDVESTIGEHTFFDGTYRSNSSIRIRGTAQGEIDCAQSVFIEENAKVSAKVSAASIMVAGEVTGELNCSGRVEIRPSGRVTGTINAATLVMQEGAYFDGNLRMKSEGEAGAPAAS